CTATCCAGCCCTCTTTTCCCTAATAGTGATCATAAACGCTGTAGCGGCGAATGACTAGCTTTAACTCAGTGTCCTCTCTTCTAACACCCCTCACCCGAAGGATCCAGGCAACCTAAGAAACATGAAGCCCACTCAACTGAACATTGGAAGCGTGAACTGTGGACATGGCACCATCCCTCTCTTTATGCACCACCCACACGCCTTACCTCTTCGATCGTCCACGACTGCTTCCCTTGTAGTGGTGTTCATAAGCCATGTTTTCTAACCAAGATGGCACTTCTTGTTTAGCTTCAACAAGAAGATCCAACAAATCCTTGGTAATGTTTATATTCCTCTCATTAAAGAACGAGGTGGCAAGGCCTAAACCAGTTCCAAAAAGTACATAAATTAAGGTCATCCACTGAAACGTAGTATTCTTACTTTCCTATACAGCATCTTAAGTAGAATACCATGCAAAGAGAGAACTAGTTATTTGTATTGCGGAGACAGGTTTTAACCACATTCCTTAGAAACAAATTTCTTAGATCTAAGGTCCTAGAGAGTTCTTGGCTGCACATATCCCACTGAAAAACCACCACCAGACCATCAAGTAACTGAACACTTACCAAGGTTCCCTACACGTCCTGTACGGCCAATGCGATGTACATATTCTTCAATATCACTTGGCAAGTCAAAATTGATAACATGTTTCACATTTGAAATATCCAGTCCTCTTGCTGCTACCTAGAAAATAACTTTTGTTATATATGGCGCACTTCAAGCCAAACACTGAACATGCTGAACTTGAAAATAAGAACTGTCTTATACATACTGCTGTAGCCACTAGAATTGGGCTTTTTCCTGAGCGGAACTGGTGAAGGGcctcttctctatctctctgagaTCGGTCTCCATGGATACTGGTACAAGCATATCCTTCATGGTACAAGAAATCTTCCAGAGAATCTGCACCCTTTTTGGTCTCCACAAACACTAAGGTCAGTGAATCCTTGCCTGATTGTGAAAAATTACCGGATTTTTGTCACTAACAGTGACTTAGTTCTCTTTACATTTAGTAAACATGCAAAGACAGGcaaataaaaaagacttttaacCAATGTTCTGAATGGGGAGGAAAACCAGTTAAGGCAATCCAAATGGACTCTCATCACCTAAGCCACCAATGTGATGCTGACATGGTCATTTTACCTGTTGCGTTTAGAAGATCAAGCAAAAATGACCGTTTATCGGACTCTTCCACCCAAACGACTTTCTGTGTAATATTCTCAGAGGTAGAGCCAACTCTTCCTACAGCTAAAAAGATATACTCATCCAAGAAATCACGGGCCagcatctgaaaaaaataaaaaagtttattatCTACTGAGATTCCCAAGTAGTACAAATTCCCAAGTAGTAAAAGCAGCAGCATCAAACAATACCTGTATTTCCTTAGGGAAAGTAGCACTAAACATCATAGTGTGGCGGACACCCTTTGGTGGCATAGTATCTTGTTCAACTATCCTACGTATCTGAGGTTCAAAACCCATATCCAACATCCTATCAGCTTCATCTAACACCAAGtatctgccaaaaaaaaaaaaaatttcagtttagAATTTGAAAAAAGATAGTTTTAGTATAGCTGTTATCATAATAAGAGTTTGATATAAATTCCTCACACTGCATGATCAGACTTGTGTACAGGAGACCTAGCCCAGGATTTGTGCCATCATTCACAAGCATACAGCAAGACCAGCTCTTACTACTTTTCACTCTCCCAATCTGGTTATTCTCAGCCTCTACTAAAAAAAGGTCCTTGATCTTTCAACATTAAAATTACAAACAGCCAACTTCTTATATAAGTTAGAGGACTAAAAACCATTTCTCAATCTTAAAATGCCAACCATTACTACTTATTACTTCTACAAAACAAGTGGCccgtaatttaaaaaattattacatcTTATGCACTTAAAAATCAACATACTTGCAAAAGTCTAATCCAATCTTTCCTCTTTCCATCATATCCACTAGACGACCTGGAGTAGCTACTAACAAGTGGCATCCACGCTCTAAGTCTCGGATCTGTTGACCAATATCAGCACCACCATAAACCACGCAAGGTCGAACTCTGGATCGGTATGAAAACTGTAAGCAAAGAAATTTTATCAACTTCAAGGCCAACACTTTTACATGGTCTTAAAACATTTCATTAGAATCAATAGGAAAGCCAATAATCCCTCAAATGCATACTTACTTTCCTGGCTTCCTCATATATCTGTACTGCCAATTCTCTAGTTGGTGCTAATACCAAGGAGATTGGGTATTGCTTGCGACGCCCATACCTTCCATTTTCCTAAGAAATAATTTAAGTTAATAAACTCTTTAACATCCTTTTTAAAGAAGACCCGTTACAACAGAATTCCCTTCAGTAATTTATAGATTACACTTGAAAATTCCTTTTCATTCAGTAATTTGAAGTGGGAAGTTTTTTATAAAGAGCTCTCATACAGAAAGTTCTCTCAACATCTACCAACAAAAGTTCTAACAGTAATGTCCCAttgggtctgccttctgctcaggtcatgatcctgggtcctagaatcgagccctgggtagggctcagtggtgagcctgctgcttctcctcctccccagcttgtgctctctaaataaaatcttaaaaaaacagtaatgaTGGTGatccatttaggggcacctggctggcttggtagAGCACACAGttcttgacctcagggtggtgagttcaagccccacactgggcagagcttactttaaaataaagtccCATTTAATATTTACCTTCATGGCCCTCAAAGCCTCTCCTGGACCATCTGCATAAATCTGACTCAAGATGGGTAAGAGAAACGCTGCAGTTTTTCCAGACCCTGTTTAAGGGAAAGCATATTCTGATTCAACCACAGAAAAACctgattattttttaactgcCCTATTACTAGTTAATTAGTAATTAACTAGTAATTACTAGTTAATTTATTACTAGTTATTTATAATTACTATTTAATTTATGCCCaaatgaattttctaaaaattaacacCTAAGTTAAAAATACCAAGAAGTGACTTCTTTGAGCCATCTGTAACAGGAGTCAGCAAAAGACCCAGCctatctttgtaaataaagttttactggaacacagccacaccaaATTTACATACCGTCTATAAGTGCTTTCGTACTACATAGCAAAAATGAGTTGACTGGAAACGAAGACCATATggcccaaaaaaccaaaaatgtttattttgttccCTTACAGAGGAAGTACACCACAAACATCAATAACAAAGTAGTATTTGCTTCTTTGCActtgtgtgtgtaaagagaacAGCAATTTTCACTCAGAAGTGATGTCAATTTCAATTTCTAACACTTCCTTATAGGTACTATAGATATTGATGGTATATAAAGGATAACATTCTCACTCTTCTATAGTGAAGAAAAAATACCTAatgattaatatatttttaatgggtGGGGGATTTGCCACCCTCTTTCATATTGGTCAAACTCACCAATATAACAAAGCTTGTACTCAATTCAGAGGCTCTACCCCCATTCCCAAAAGATGGGAGGTGCTCCTTTTCCATGAAGCCACCTTCCCCTTGGCCATATTCCTATGGATCACAGGCTATTCTAATCTGATCCTCCTTATTTCACATGTAATGTTACAGTGCTCATTTCCCACGAATGCATTAACAATAATCTATTCCTCTTGGAGCAGTAAGGGCTGAGGACTTTCTATAGGCCCTACGGTGAACACTGgagataacaaaatcaaagatctAAAACAAATACACCAGCCAGCTACTGCACACCTGTGTCAAAGTATACTGATGAGTCCCAGTATACATCTGGGACTCAAGCTTCCCCATGAAACTTATGTACCCCACTGTGGTTTTTTTGGTACTAGTTTTGTAAGAACAAACCCAGTTACAGTATTCTTGATAATTTTTTACTTTCATCAAGTAAACTTACCTGTTTGAGCACAAGCCATcaagtctcttttctctttgataataGGAATAGCGTGCTTTTGCACTGGAGTTGGGCGAGTATAACGAGTAAGCTCAATGTTTCCCATAATAATTTCTCCCATCTCAACATCACTGAACTGTCAAAGAAATTCAATAGGGTTAAAATAGCTAGAAATGCTATCTAGCTTTACATTAaatcgggggtggggagggaccctAATAGCTAATTTGTACTATACAGCTGCTTTATATGAAACGACATTACATTCTGAGAAAAATCAACTCCCAGGTTTAATATACATTGGAGAAATCTGGGTTCTTCCTATATTTGACCCATTTTCTATTTCCAATTATTAGTAATGGAGACACTGAACTCAATCTTTCCACAAACCAATGAGGCAGGTTTTTAATGTAACTAAAGACTTCCTGAAGTAGGTACAACTGGCATTTGCTTTTAGGAAGCCCACCTCATTTTGAGgtgctgtgaaatgtgaaaaAGTTTACACTTCCCTCTGTGTCTTAAAAGGTCAAACACAAATACTTACACTTTCAATATGTGGAGGACAGTTGTTGCCTGTTGCCTCAACTGGAATGTCATCGTATTTCTCAAAGTTAATCCCAGTGTTTCCTCCAGAAAAGAGTTCCCTGAAATCAAAAGATTGGTAAGTCTACTTGCTATCCTAGCTAATGCGGCTTTATCACAATTAACACACATTTCAAAAACTTACTGTTCCAAGCGTTCACTTGGTGGGAGTGGTTTTGACCAATCATCTTCATCTGATTTGTCACACCAACGACTATTTCCACCACGTTCAAATTTGCCAAAACCACTTCTGTCACCACGGCTGCCGATGCCATCATAGTCACTCCGTCCACGATCATCAAACCTGAACAGCATAAGCAACTAATCAGAATCACATCATTTAACCACTATCAGATTCCCAGAACTACTCTAGAATCATACATACAGAGAAATTGAACTCCTCATTATGCTAACTTCAAGAATGTCAATTTTGCTTACTCTTACTTGACAAATAAGGCCTTTAAACTAATCAGATTGTGTTATTTACATACATCAAGTATGTATCCTTCTTGAGTTCTGTATTATACAGCCTACACAGGCCTCATACATGCTGAAATTAAGAACCGAGTCTTAAATATTTGTTATCAGCACgtaacttacatttttatttaaacttctcatccaaatatattttagtggtaggaaaaagaaaatagcacaTCAAACCTCAATTGTCCCAGTTATATTAGGATGTCACTTATAAGGACAAACAATTCACCTGTGTGACAGACTTTGGATAAAAGGTAGAAAATAATCCTTACCTGAATTAAGATGTTTTTAGTTTTAGGCCTGTTTGCGAAAAATCAGGACACACAGGACTAACCACAGCTATTAGGCGCATGAGGTCAGTTCACCACTTGTGTAATCAAAAATATAAGGTGTTTAAAAATTGTCATAAAGAATATCCACAAAAAATCTCAACCACGTTAGGCCATTCACTAGACAAACTTTACTCctttacatatacataaaactaaagaaatataaaagtaatCGATTTCAGTATGTCCAGGGGCACATTCTTATTCTCATCTAGTTTCTATACAAGAAGTTCAATTTAGTTAAGACCTCctacatttagaaaaataagattACACAAACTTAATGCTTAACATCCAAATAGGTGATCTACTGGGAAAAAAAACATGCTTAATGATCAGGGTACAAGAATGAGTACTTAACAAATTAAAGACCAATTCTTGAACTGCATACATATAAGACAAGAAGATCAGTAAAAAAATCACTTACCTTCCCCTTGATCCACTTCCACGATCACTAAAGAAACTAGATTTCCCTCTGGAATCACTACGAGATCCGAAACTGCTGTATGCATCCTTATCTTTACTAGAACTCCACCCTGAACTGTCTTTGTCGTAGAATCcttcaatacaaaaaaaaaaaaaaagaagcaaacccattttattttattaaatagaaaTTTACAATACCTAGGTCTCTGAATTCAAAGCCTTCTAACTTGACCTCTG
Above is a genomic segment from Neovison vison isolate M4711 chromosome X, ASM_NN_V1, whole genome shotgun sequence containing:
- the DDX3X gene encoding ATP-dependent RNA helicase DDX3X isoform X2, whose protein sequence is MSHVAVENALGLDQQFAGLDLNSSDNQSGGSTASKGRYIPPHLRNREAAKGFYDKDSSGWSSSKDKDAYSSFGSRSDSRGKSSFFSDRGSGSRGRFDDRGRSDYDGIGSRGDRSGFGKFERGGNSRWCDKSDEDDWSKPLPPSERLEQELFSGGNTGINFEKYDDIPVEATGNNCPPHIESFSDVEMGEIIMGNIELTRYTRPTPVQKHAIPIIKEKRDLMACAQTGSGKTAAFLLPILSQIYADGPGEALRAMKENGRYGRRKQYPISLVLAPTRELAVQIYEEARKFSYRSRVRPCVVYGGADIGQQIRDLERGCHLLVATPGRLVDMMERGKIGLDFCKYLVLDEADRMLDMGFEPQIRRIVEQDTMPPKGVRHTMMFSATFPKEIQMLARDFLDEYIFLAVGRVGSTSENITQKVVWVEESDKRSFLLDLLNATGKDSLTLVFVETKKGADSLEDFLYHEGYACTSIHGDRSQRDREEALHQFRSGKSPILVATAVAARGLDISNVKHVINFDLPSDIEEYVHRIGRTGRVGNLGLATSFFNERNINITKDLLDLLVEAKQEVPSWLENMAYEHHYKGSSRGRSKSRFSGGFGARDYRQSSGASSSSFSSSRASSSRSGGGGHGSSRGFGGGGYGGFYNSDGYGGNYNSQGVDWWGN
- the DDX3X gene encoding ATP-dependent RNA helicase DDX3X isoform X1; the protein is MSHVAVENALGLDQQFAGLDLNSSDNQSGGSTASKGRYIPPHLRNREAAKGFYDKDSSGWSSSKDKDAYSSFGSRSDSRGKSSFFSDRGSGSRGRFDDRGRSDYDGIGSRGDRSGFGKFERGGNSRWCDKSDEDDWSKPLPPSERLEQELFSGGNTGINFEKYDDIPVEATGNNCPPHIESFSDVEMGEIIMGNIELTRYTRPTPVQKHAIPIIKEKRDLMACAQTGSGKTAAFLLPILSQIYADGPGEALRAMKENGRYGRRKQYPISLVLAPTRELAVQIYEEARKFSYRSRVRPCVVYGGADIGQQIRDLERGCHLLVATPGRLVDMMERGKIGLDFCKYLVLDEADRMLDMGFEPQIRRIVEQDTMPPKGVRHTMMFSATFPKEIQMLARDFLDEYIFLAVGRVGSTSENITQKVVWVEESDKRSFLLDLLNATGKDSLTLVFVETKKGADSLEDFLYHEGYACTSIHGDRSQRDREEALHQFRSGKSPILVATAVAARGLDISNVKHVINFDLPSDIEEYVHRIGRTGRVGNLGLATSFFNERNINITKDLLDLLVEAKQEVPSWLENMAYEHHYKGSSRGRSKSSRFSGGFGARDYRQSSGASSSSFSSSRASSSRSGGGGHGSSRGFGGGGYGGFYNSDGYGGNYNSQGVDWWGN